Sequence from the Clostridium butyricum genome:
AGATGATTTATTTGTATGTGTAAAGGGATACGCAACGGATGGACATAAATATGCTGAGAAGGCTGTTTTAAATGGAGCTAAGGTTATTGTTATACAAGATGATGTAGATATAGAGGATACAGGAATAACAATAGTTAAATGTTCAGATACAAGAAAAGCATTAGCACTTATGGGCGCAAATTATTATGGTAATCCTTCTGAAAAGATGAAAATTATCGGAATAACAGGAACTAATGGAAAGACTACAACTGCATTTATGATAAAAGATATATTAGAATGTGCAGGCAAAAAAGTTGGTCTTATTGGAACAATTGCAAATTATATATGTGGAGAAAAAATTCATACAGAAAGAACAACCCCAGAATCATTGGAACTTCAAGAGTTATTTGGAGAAATGGTTGAAAAAGGAGTTGAATACTGTGTTATGGAGGTGTCGTCACATTCATTAGCATTAGATAGGGTTTATGGTGTAAAATTTGAGTGTGGTATCTTTATAAATCTTACAAGAGATCATCTTGATTTTCACAAGACTTTTGAAAATTACTACGATGCAAAATTTAAATTGTTTGAAAGAAGCTGTATAAAAGTAATAAATGTTGACGATAATTATGGAATACAGGTGCTAAAAGATTGCCAAAAATTAAATGCTGAAAATATTTACTCTTTTTCAGTAAAAAGTGATTCTGATTATAAAGCATATGATGAACTTATGGGAAGTAGAGATATTAAATTTAAAGTTGTCCTTGATGAGGAAGAAGAATTTATTCTTGGAATTCCTGGTGAATATAATATTTATAATGCTTTAGGTGCAATTGGAGTCTGTCACAAGATGGGAATAGCTATTGAAGCTATAAAAGAAGGTATAGAAAATGCCTTGGTACCTGGTAGATGTGAAAGAGTAGGTAAAGAATATAATCTTCCTTATGAAATAATAATAGACTATGCACATACACCTGACGGTCTTGAAAATATTTTAAAAACTGCAAAAGCATTCACTAAAGGTAAGCTTATCGCTATTTTTGGATGTGGTGGTGATAGAGATAAAGTAAAAAGGCCTCAAATGGGTAAAATTGGTATAGATATTGCGGATTTAGCTGTAATTACATCCGATAATCCTAGAAGTGAGGATCCAATGGCAATAATAGAGGATATTAAAGCTGGTCTTGATAAAGATAATTATATAATTATTGAAAATAGACATGATGCAATAAAGAAGGCAATTGAATTAGCTGAGAAAGATGATGTTATAGTAATAGCAGGAAAAGGACATGAGACATATCAGATCTTAAAAGATAAAACTATACACTTTGATGAAAGAGAAGTAGTCAAAGAAATATTAGATAATATAAAAAGATAGTTTAAAGATATATTTTTTAATCGATATGGACTTTTACTAAAAGAAGGGGCGGATGGTTTTGGATTTGAATATACAGGAAGTTATTGAAGCTGTTAACGGTGAAATCATAGTAAAAAATAATGATGGACACTTCAATAAAATTTCTACAGATACAAGAAAGATAGAAAATGATAATTTATTTGTTGCATTAAAAGGTGCAAATTTTAATGGAAACACTTATGCTGTTAGTGCAATTGAAAAAGGTGCATCTGTTGTAATAGTAGATGAGATAAAATTTGAAAAAGAAGATTTAAAATGCAAAGGAACTGTAATAAAAGTCAAGGATACTAAAGTTGCTTTAGGAGATTTAGCTAGATATTATAGAAAGAAACTTGGTATTAAAGTTGTTGGTATTACAGGATCAACTGGTAAAACTTCAACTAAAGACCTTATTGCAGCATTTTTAAGTGGTAAGTATAAAGTATTCAAAACACAAGGAAATTTCAATAATGAAATAGGTCTTCCTTTAATGATATTTGAACTTAATAAGGACTATGATGTAGCTGTGCTTGAAATGGGAACAAGTAATTTTGGTGAAATTAATACACTTGCAGGAATAGCACTTCCAGATATAGCTGCAATTACAAATGTTGGAGTTGCACATATAGAATATTTAAAGACAAGGGAAAATATACTTAAAGAGAAGATGAGTATTTCAGATTTCTTTAAAGATGATAGCTGTCTTGTTATTAACTGTGAAAATGATATGTTAAAGACTGTGAAAGATGAAGATCATAAGAATATAAATATTCAAAGAACAGGATATGATAAAAGTTATAACCTATACGCAGAAAATATAGAACTTACAAGTGAGACTACTTCATTTGATGCTGTTTACAAAGATGAATGCCATAGATTTAACTTAAATATGGTAGGAGAACATAACGTATTAAATGCATTACTTGGAATTCAAATTTCAAAAGATTTAGGTCTTACATTTGAAGAAATGGAAAAAGGTCTTGATAATTTTAAGGCAACTTCAATGAGACTGGAATTTATAAAACATAATAAATTTACAATAATAAATGATTCATATAACGCAAATCCAGACTCTATGAAGGCTGCTATTAATGTACTTAAAAGTTATACTGGTGATAGAAAGATAGCAGTTCTTGGAACAATGGGTGAGCTTGGAGATTATGCAAATATAGCTCATAAAGAAGTTGGAGAGTTTGCTAAAGGAAAAGCAGATATTTTACTTACAACAGGTGAATACAAGGATAGCTATAAAGAAGGATTTGGAACAAATACATTAGTTTTTGATACTAAGGATGATTTAATAAAGTCACTAAATAGCATGATTAAAGACGAAGATACTATTTTAGTTAAAGCATCAAGAAGTGCAAAATTTGAAGAAATAATAAAAGAAATACAGAATAAATAATACGAAGGAGGTGAACTGCCTAAAGTTAGGCAGATTAAAATGGGGGACACAATAAATAGTTTGTTCAGCACGACAATTTTAGCACCATTAGTTATATCATTTATATTTTCATTAATACTTGGACCTATATTCATACCAATATTACACAAGTTGAAATTTGGTCAGAATATTAGAAAAGAAGGTCCTAAGAGTCATCAGAAAAAAGCAGGAACACCTACAATGGGTGGTATAATCTTCTTTATTTCTGTGGCAGCAACAATTTTAATTATGGGACCAAGTTTTACAGATCCCAAAATGATAATTCTTTATTCATTTTTAGCATTTGGATTTATAGGATTTTTAGATGATATGTTAAAAATAATTCATAAAGATAATCTTGGACTTAAAGCAGGTCAAAAAATGATTTTACTTCTTATTTTTTCTGTAGCATTAGCAGTTTATGGATATAAGAATATTGGAACAGATATACTAATACCTTTAGGTAGTGGATTTAAATTAAATCTTGGATTATTGTATATACCATTTGTTATTATATATTATGCAGCAGTAACAAATGCAGTAAATTTAACTGATGGTATTGATGGTCTTGCAACAAGTGTGACAATAATAGTTTTAACTTTCTTTACAATAGTTGCATTTAAAACTGGTCAAAAGGACGTTGCTATTTTTTCAATAGCTTTATGTGGTGCTTTATTAGGATTCTTAAAATATAATGCATTCCCAGCTAAAATTTTTATGGGAGATACAGGATCCTTGGCATTAGGAGGAGCAGTTGGAACTATTGCATTAATGCTTAAGATGGAACTATGGGTAGTTATCGTAGGGTTAATGTATGTAGTTGAAACATTATCAGTTATTATTCAGGTAACATCATTCAAAATGACAGGAAAAAGAGTTTTCAAAATGGCTCCGATTCATCATCATTTTGAACAATGTGGATGGAGTGAAGTTAAAATAGTAACAATATTTTCTTTAGTGACAGCAGTTTTGTGCATAATAGGTTTTATAGCCATTTAGCAATTTGATTTGGAGGATTTATGTATGAAAGTCAGTAAGCCCAAAAAGAGAAAAAGAAGAATTATGGGTGAAATAGATTATGGTGTATTTTATACGGTATTACTATTAGTGGCAGTAGGAACTGTTATGATTTATTCTGCAAGTTCATATTATGCAATGTTTACTTATGGCGACAGTATGTTCTTTTTAAAGAAACAGTTAATGCTTGTACCACTAGGGTTCTTTGCAATGATGTTTATGATGGGATTTGATTATCACAAAATAAAGACCTATTCAGTATGGGTATTATTAGTATGTATACCGTTATTATTTGCGGTGTTCTTTTTCCCAGATGTAAATGGAGCACAGAGATGGATAAAACTTGGACCATTAAGCTTTCAACCATCAGACCTTACTAAATATGCAGTAGTAATATTTTTAGCCATGGGATTAGAAGCAAAAGGTGAAGGACTTAAAAAGTTTTGGACAGGAATAGTACCTTACTTAGGCGTTTCAGGTATTTTCGCAGCATTAATATTGGCTGAGAAAAATTTAAGTATAGCATCTGTAATAATGATAGTAACATTCATAATGTTATTTGTAGCAGGTGCTAAGGATAAACATTTATTTGGAGTGGTAGCTCCAGCTATGATTGCGGCAGCTACATTTTTTACAATATCTAGTGATTATAGAAAAGCAAGACTTCTTAATTTTATTGATCCATGGAAAGATGCAGCTGGAAACGGATATCAGCTTATACAATCTTTTTATGCTTTAGGTGCTGGAGGAATAACAGGATTAGGTCTTGGTCAGTCAAGGCAGAAGACTTTATATATGCCTGAACCACATAATGACTTTATATTTTCAATAATTGGTGAGGAGCTTGGATTAATAGGGTGTATATGTATAATTGCATTATTTTTAGTCTTTATTTGGAGAGGAATAAATATTGCATTAAAAGCTAAAGACACTTATGGTACACTTTTAGCTGTAGGAATAACATCTGTTATAGCAGTACAATGTTTAATAAATATTGCAGTTGTAACAGGATCTATGCCTGTTACGGGTGTTCCATTACCTTTCATAAGTTATGGAGGTACCTCACTTGTGATAAATATGACGGCCATGGGTATACTTCTAAACATTTCGAGGCAGACGGAAGGTAAAGATGAATTTAAAGGGTAGTTATAATTCATTTGTTAATGGGTAAAGAAATAAGCAGAATGGTAAATAATATTTATTACTATTCTGCTTTTTAAATGAATTAATTTAGAATAAAAAGGTTATATGAACAGTACTTTTCTTAATTAATTAAAAATGTAATGAAAATATACATGTAAAGTGGTATTATTATATATGAAATTTATGAATTATAATTTAGATTGAGGTGAGTACAATAAAATCAGTTAAAAAGCCTACCAATGAGTTTGTCATAAGAGCACGTAAGAGAAAATTAGTAAAAAAGATTATACTTATGTGTGTAATATTATTTATAGGAATCATTTTATTTATAACAAAATCAAAGGTATTTATTATAAAAAAAGTTTCAATTCTAGGAAATCCAATTATGAGTGGAGAAGATGTTAAAGAAAAGACACAATATTTGATTGGAGAAAATATATTTTTTATGAAAACTAGTGACATAATAAAAGCAACAGAACAAAATCCATATGTAAAAACAGTTGAGATAAGTAAAGAATATCCTAGACAGGTAAATATAAAAATAACTGAGAAACAAGGAATTTTTTGCAGCGAAAAAGATGGACAATACTATATTTTTAGTGATAAAGGAGTATTGCTTGAAAAGGCTGATAATATAGATAACAGAAATCTAATACAGATACTAGGACTTGATGAACATGTAGGAAGTTTAGAGCTTGGGGATCCTCTAGGTACAAACCAAAGAATTATAAATGTTTTGGAAGTTTTTTCTCAAATAGAAGAAGTCAATCCAACTAATTATAAAATAGATTCTATCGATTTAAGTGATTTTATGAATATAAAAGTATATATCGGAGGCGTTGAAGGAAGACTAGGTAATGATGAGAATATACCTGATAAAATGAATAAATTAATGCATATCGTTGAAAATACTGAAATAGGGATTGAAAAAGGATATGTCGATGTTGGATTTGATGGATCTCCAATTTATTATAAAGAAGAAGTGAAAAACGAAGAAGGGAATATTAAAAATGAAGGTGTCTAAATCACAAATATTTATAGCAATTGTTTGCGGTTTGCTAGGTTTTTTATTATCATATCAGTTTAAAGTTTTATCAAAGCAGAACTCTGCTAATTTAAGCACATACGATCAAAGTGATATTATTTCTGAAATAGAAACTTTGAGGAAAGAAAAAGAAGAATTAGTTTCAACAAATTCAAAATTGTCAGATGAATTAAAACAACTTGAAGAAGTAGCTTCAAAGGATGGCGACGTTGGAAAAGAAATAAAAAATCAGCTTGATGCTGCAAGAATGCATCTAGGAGTTGTAGATGTTAAGGGACCAGGGATAGTACTTACAATAACACCAAAAACGTCTATTTTTAATGCTAATTCAAATGATACAAGTAGAGACCTTGGGGAAGATGAGATTGTTCATGTTGTAAATCTTTTATGGTATTCTGGTGCTGAAGCCATTTCGATTAATGATATAAGAATAACTCCACAAACAGGAATTAAAACTGCTGGAAATGGTATTTCTATTGGATCAGCAGGAAGAATATATCCTAAAGAAAAAATTATAATAAAAGCTATAGGGGATAAAGGAAGACTTAATGTAGGATTATCATTTCCAGGATCTTTGGAGTATTTAGCTCTTCCTAATTATAATAATGAAATAAAAACAGAAGATGAAATTTTTATTGCTAAAACTACTCAGTCATTAAAAAATGAATTTATAAAATCAGTTAAAGAATAGGAGATAGTAAATTGATTGCAACGGTTGGATTATTAATTGGAATAATATTGGGTTTTGTATTAGATGTAAATATATCAGATAAATTATCGCCATATATGTCAGTTGCCATATTAGCATGTTTGGATTCGGTTTTTGGAGCAGTTAGAGCTAATTTATCTAAAAATTTTCAGCCAGATATTTTTATTTCGGGTTTTTTTGGAAATGCACTTTTAGCCGCATTGTTAGCTTATTTAGGAGATAAACTTGGAATACCTATTTATATAGCAGCTGTAATTGTATTTGGCGGAAGAATATTTGATAACTTCGCAATTATAAGAAGGCTTTTACTTGAACAGTTTAAGCAAAAGAGAATACATAAGATGAGAAAGAAGCTAAGGGCAAAACAAAATCTAGATGATTTTTAAGGGGTGTGTAAAGTGAAGAAAAAACCTCAATACTTCTTTATTTTCATAGCCGCAGTAATGCTTGGATTTCTAATAGCTATAAATTTTAATTTTGATAGAAAACAATCATATACATCATTAAATACAATGGAATATCAAGAAGCAATTGAAGAGAGATCTAGATTGTATAAAGAAATTGGAGCTTTAAAAGAAGGAAATATTGATGCTAATAGAAAGATAAATCAATATAAGCATGATGATATGAAAAATGATGAAATACTTCAAGATATGAAAGAACAGATTGTAGATTATGGAATGTTTACTGGCCTTACTGCGGTAGAAGGTCCTGGGATAATACTTACTCTTAATGATGGTGTAACAGATGTAAAAGAAGAAGGCTTTGAAGCTGTTATGAGTAAGCTTCTTCATGATAGTGATATGGCTCTAGTATTGAATGAATTACGACAGGCAGGAGCAGAAGCTATAAGCGTGAATAATCATCGTATTGTTCCATGGTCTGGTGTTGTGTGCGCGTGGGCATTTATACAATTTGATGATTATAGTATGGAATCAGCACCATTTAAAATTTATGCAATAGGCGATCCTGAAAAGCTTAAAGCAGCTCTTCTTGAAGATGGAAGCCACGTAAAGCAGCTTATGATAAAGAAATTATTTGTTCAAATAGAAGAAAGTGAAAAAATAACAATGCCTGCATCCACAGCCATGGGTAATGTCACATATATGGAAAGAGATGAATCAGGAAAATAAAAAAATATTATTTTTTTAAAGGAAATTAAAGTTTTTTATAGAATATAAACAAAATGAGGTAAAGAAAGGATTTAGTTATAGGTGCAGTACAATGGGAATAAAAGAAAATATAGAATACCTTAAAAAAAGTATTCCAGATGATGTAATGCTTCTGGCTGTATCAAAAACAAAGCCGTTAGAATACTTGGAAGAAGCATATAATTGTGGAATGCGTGACTTTGGAGAAAATAAGGTCCAGGAACTTGTTGATAAATATGAAAATTTTCACAAGGATGTTAGATGGCATCTTATTGGACATCTTCAGACAAATAAAGTTAAATATTTAGTAGGTAAAGTTTTTCTAATTCACTCGCTAGATAGTGTGAATTTGTTAAATGTAATAGAGAGAGTTTTTGAAAAAGCAGATTTAACTGCAGAGACTCTAATTCAAATTAATATTGGAAGAGAAGATAGCAAAACAGGAATTTTAGAAGAAGATCTTGAAGAGTTTCTTCAAGAAATTGAAAAATGTAAAAATGTATCTGTAAAAGGTATAATGGTAATAATTCCTCAGGGAGATGAAGAAAGCAATAGAAATTACTTTAGAAAAACTAAACAGATCTTTGAAGATTTAAAGAAGAGAAAGTTTAATAATATTAATATGCAGATATTATCAATGGGGATGACACATGACTATGAGACAGCAATAGAGGAAGGTTCTACATTAGTAAGAATAGGAACTGGAATCTTTGGTGAAAGAAATTATATAACAAAATAGGAGGGTTATTTATGAGTAACAATGTTTTATCAAAAGTTAAATCTTTATTAGGGTTTGAGGATTATGAAGATTACGAAGATTACGAAGATGAAGAATATGAAAGTGAAGTAAGAGAAGAAGAGGAATCAATCGAACCAGTTATAACAAATAAGAAGAATAATAAAGTTGTAAACATTCATACATCAACGTCTGTGAAAGTTACAATAACTAAACCTGTTGATTATGAAGAAGCTACAGAAATTTGTGAAGCTTTAAAGAACAGAAGAATAGTACTAGTTAATACTACAGTACTTGAATTAAAAATTGCACAAAGATTATTAGATTTTATAAGTGGATCATGTTATGCCTTAGGAGGAGAATTACAACAAATAGAAAAAGGAGTTTACTTATTATCTCCATCTAATGTTGAAGTAACTAATGAATTGAAAAATGAATTAAGTTCTAAAGCTTTATTTAATTGGTCTAAATAGGAGGGAAAATGTTAATACAAGCTATAAGTGGTATATTTAGAATAATCGAATTAGCAATACTTGTTGAATGTATTTCATCATGGATTCCACAAATGAGATACAATCAGTTTATGGATATAGTTCGAAGCATTACTTATCCTATCTTAGAACCATGTCGAAGATTGCAGGATAAATTTGTCAGTGATTCACCAATTGACTTTTCTCCAATACTTGCATTATTTCTTTTAGATATAATAAGAGGAGTGCTTATAAGCTTACTTTATTAGTATTATGAAAGAATTAATTAATAAACAATTTGGTGATGAAGATAAAAATGAAGTGCTTAATTTATATGAAAAATATAAACTGGCAAGAGATAAAGAAATACCTATGTTCGGGAACAGTTTTTATACTCCTAACATATGGCGATGGTTTGAAAAAAATTTTATTAACAGTTCTTGCAAAGTAGAAAGTAACGGGGTATTTGAAGATTCAGAAAGAAGGATGATTTCATTTAATAATGTGTATAACACATCTTTTCCTATGAAATTGTTGAAAATAGAAAATACGTCGAAATTTAATGAACTTACCCATAAAGATTTTTTGGGAGGAATATTAGCTCTTGGAATAGAACGTAATAAAATAGGTGATTTATTGGTCAAAGATAATGTTTGTTATGTACCAATTCATGAAGATATTGAAAGCTTTCTTATTTTTAATATAGATAAGATAGGAAAGTCTTCTTGTAAAATTGAAATTTTAGAAAAATATGATTCTTTACCTCAATTTAATTTCAAAGAAGAAGTTATTTTAGTTTCTTCTTTGAGAATTGATGGTATAGTGTCTAAATTAGCTAATGTTTCAAGGGGAAAAGCACAAATGATGATTGATCAGGGAAAAGTGCTGGTAGACTATGTTAAGATAAGAGATAAAAGTTACGAGCCAAAAGAAGATGAGAGAATAACAATCCGAGGTGTTGGAAAGTTTATATTAGGAACTATAGTTGGGTCAAGTAAAAGCGGAAGACTTAAAGTTAGTATAAAAAAATATACATAAATTTAGAGGTGAAATTATGAAGTTAACTCCAATGGACATAAATAACAAGGAATTTAAGAGAGCATTAAGAGGATATTGTGCTGATGAAGTGGATGAATTCTTAGATCAAATTGTTGAAAATTATGAAGAATTATATAAAGAAAATGCCAATATGAAGGAAAAGATTACAAATTTAAATGAAAAAGTTGAACACTATTCTAAAATTGAGGCTACAATACAAAATACATTGTTATTAGCTCAGAATGCAGCAGAACAAGCTAAAAACTCTGCTAAAAAAGAAGCTGAAATGATGGTTAAAAATGCAAATGAAACAGCACAAAAAGTTATGGATAAAGCTCATAATGATGTTATTTCTATAAATGATGAATATGAAAGAGTTAAACAGGAATTTATAAAATTCAGAGCAAAATATAGAAATTTTATGAATACACAGTTAGAAACTTTTGATGATTTAGAAAAAGATTTTATTAAAAATTATAATGTTTCAGAACCTATTGAAGAAGATGAATTATGCGAGAAAGAAGCAAGTGTATCTATGGATGAAAATGAAAAAGATAGAGATGATGCTTCAAAAGAAACTTTTAATGAAGATTTAAATGAAATAAAAAGCTTCTTTGTTAACGAATAATAAAAAATGAGCTTACCTATATTATTTTTAGGTAAGCTTATTTTTATAAAAAGAATAAGTTTTTTTAATATATATATGAACTACATAAGGAATATTTCATGCATAAGTCTCATAAGAGTGGTGTAATATTAACTTTACATTGTAAATTAAAATGGATTATAATATAATGTTTTAGAGAATAT
This genomic interval carries:
- the mraY gene encoding phospho-N-acetylmuramoyl-pentapeptide-transferase; this encodes MGDTINSLFSTTILAPLVISFIFSLILGPIFIPILHKLKFGQNIRKEGPKSHQKKAGTPTMGGIIFFISVAATILIMGPSFTDPKMIILYSFLAFGFIGFLDDMLKIIHKDNLGLKAGQKMILLLIFSVALAVYGYKNIGTDILIPLGSGFKLNLGLLYIPFVIIYYAAVTNAVNLTDGIDGLATSVTIIVLTFFTIVAFKTGQKDVAIFSIALCGALLGFLKYNAFPAKIFMGDTGSLALGGAVGTIALMLKMELWVVIVGLMYVVETLSVIIQVTSFKMTGKRVFKMAPIHHHFEQCGWSEVKIVTIFSLVTAVLCIIGFIAI
- a CDS encoding small basic family protein — protein: MIATVGLLIGIILGFVLDVNISDKLSPYMSVAILACLDSVFGAVRANLSKNFQPDIFISGFFGNALLAALLAYLGDKLGIPIYIAAVIVFGGRIFDNFAIIRRLLLEQFKQKRIHKMRKKLRAKQNLDDF
- a CDS encoding YggT family protein; the encoded protein is MLIQAISGIFRIIELAILVECISSWIPQMRYNQFMDIVRSITYPILEPCRRLQDKFVSDSPIDFSPILALFLLDIIRGVLISLLY
- a CDS encoding cell division protein FtsQ/DivIB, giving the protein MSTIKSVKKPTNEFVIRARKRKLVKKIILMCVILFIGIILFITKSKVFIIKKVSILGNPIMSGEDVKEKTQYLIGENIFFMKTSDIIKATEQNPYVKTVEISKEYPRQVNIKITEKQGIFCSEKDGQYYIFSDKGVLLEKADNIDNRNLIQILGLDEHVGSLELGDPLGTNQRIINVLEVFSQIEEVNPTNYKIDSIDLSDFMNIKVYIGGVEGRLGNDENIPDKMNKLMHIVENTEIGIEKGYVDVGFDGSPIYYKEEVKNEEGNIKNEGV
- the spoVE gene encoding stage V sporulation protein E; this encodes MKVSKPKKRKRRIMGEIDYGVFYTVLLLVAVGTVMIYSASSYYAMFTYGDSMFFLKKQLMLVPLGFFAMMFMMGFDYHKIKTYSVWVLLVCIPLLFAVFFFPDVNGAQRWIKLGPLSFQPSDLTKYAVVIFLAMGLEAKGEGLKKFWTGIVPYLGVSGIFAALILAEKNLSIASVIMIVTFIMLFVAGAKDKHLFGVVAPAMIAAATFFTISSDYRKARLLNFIDPWKDAAGNGYQLIQSFYALGAGGITGLGLGQSRQKTLYMPEPHNDFIFSIIGEELGLIGCICIIALFLVFIWRGINIALKAKDTYGTLLAVGITSVIAVQCLINIAVVTGSMPVTGVPLPFISYGGTSLVINMTAMGILLNISRQTEGKDEFKG
- a CDS encoding UDP-N-acetylmuramoyl-L-alanyl-D-glutamate--2,6-diaminopimelate ligase, encoding MNLKSILNGLDYELLQGTEDVQINKINYDSRKVCKDDLFVCVKGYATDGHKYAEKAVLNGAKVIVIQDDVDIEDTGITIVKCSDTRKALALMGANYYGNPSEKMKIIGITGTNGKTTTAFMIKDILECAGKKVGLIGTIANYICGEKIHTERTTPESLELQELFGEMVEKGVEYCVMEVSSHSLALDRVYGVKFECGIFINLTRDHLDFHKTFENYYDAKFKLFERSCIKVINVDDNYGIQVLKDCQKLNAENIYSFSVKSDSDYKAYDELMGSRDIKFKVVLDEEEEFILGIPGEYNIYNALGAIGVCHKMGIAIEAIKEGIENALVPGRCERVGKEYNLPYEIIIDYAHTPDGLENILKTAKAFTKGKLIAIFGCGGDRDKVKRPQMGKIGIDIADLAVITSDNPRSEDPMAIIEDIKAGLDKDNYIIIENRHDAIKKAIELAEKDDVIVIAGKGHETYQILKDKTIHFDEREVVKEILDNIKR
- a CDS encoding RNA-binding protein, translated to MKELINKQFGDEDKNEVLNLYEKYKLARDKEIPMFGNSFYTPNIWRWFEKNFINSSCKVESNGVFEDSERRMISFNNVYNTSFPMKLLKIENTSKFNELTHKDFLGGILALGIERNKIGDLLVKDNVCYVPIHEDIESFLIFNIDKIGKSSCKIEILEKYDSLPQFNFKEEVILVSSLRIDGIVSKLANVSRGKAQMMIDQGKVLVDYVKIRDKSYEPKEDERITIRGVGKFILGTIVGSSKSGRLKVSIKKYT
- a CDS encoding DUF881 domain-containing protein; this encodes MKVSKSQIFIAIVCGLLGFLLSYQFKVLSKQNSANLSTYDQSDIISEIETLRKEKEELVSTNSKLSDELKQLEEVASKDGDVGKEIKNQLDAARMHLGVVDVKGPGIVLTITPKTSIFNANSNDTSRDLGEDEIVHVVNLLWYSGAEAISINDIRITPQTGIKTAGNGISIGSAGRIYPKEKIIIKAIGDKGRLNVGLSFPGSLEYLALPNYNNEIKTEDEIFIAKTTQSLKNEFIKSVKE
- a CDS encoding cell division protein SepF, whose product is MSNNVLSKVKSLLGFEDYEDYEDYEDEEYESEVREEEESIEPVITNKKNNKVVNIHTSTSVKVTITKPVDYEEATEICEALKNRRIVLVNTTVLELKIAQRLLDFISGSCYALGGELQQIEKGVYLLSPSNVEVTNELKNELSSKALFNWSK
- a CDS encoding UDP-N-acetylmuramoyl-tripeptide--D-alanyl-D-alanine ligase translates to MDLNIQEVIEAVNGEIIVKNNDGHFNKISTDTRKIENDNLFVALKGANFNGNTYAVSAIEKGASVVIVDEIKFEKEDLKCKGTVIKVKDTKVALGDLARYYRKKLGIKVVGITGSTGKTSTKDLIAAFLSGKYKVFKTQGNFNNEIGLPLMIFELNKDYDVAVLEMGTSNFGEINTLAGIALPDIAAITNVGVAHIEYLKTRENILKEKMSISDFFKDDSCLVINCENDMLKTVKDEDHKNINIQRTGYDKSYNLYAENIELTSETTSFDAVYKDECHRFNLNMVGEHNVLNALLGIQISKDLGLTFEEMEKGLDNFKATSMRLEFIKHNKFTIINDSYNANPDSMKAAINVLKSYTGDRKIAVLGTMGELGDYANIAHKEVGEFAKGKADILLTTGEYKDSYKEGFGTNTLVFDTKDDLIKSLNSMIKDEDTILVKASRSAKFEEIIKEIQNK
- a CDS encoding DUF881 domain-containing protein, producing MKKKPQYFFIFIAAVMLGFLIAINFNFDRKQSYTSLNTMEYQEAIEERSRLYKEIGALKEGNIDANRKINQYKHDDMKNDEILQDMKEQIVDYGMFTGLTAVEGPGIILTLNDGVTDVKEEGFEAVMSKLLHDSDMALVLNELRQAGAEAISVNNHRIVPWSGVVCAWAFIQFDDYSMESAPFKIYAIGDPEKLKAALLEDGSHVKQLMIKKLFVQIEESEKITMPASTAMGNVTYMERDESGK
- a CDS encoding YggS family pyridoxal phosphate-dependent enzyme, whose amino-acid sequence is MGIKENIEYLKKSIPDDVMLLAVSKTKPLEYLEEAYNCGMRDFGENKVQELVDKYENFHKDVRWHLIGHLQTNKVKYLVGKVFLIHSLDSVNLLNVIERVFEKADLTAETLIQINIGREDSKTGILEEDLEEFLQEIEKCKNVSVKGIMVIIPQGDEESNRNYFRKTKQIFEDLKKRKFNNINMQILSMGMTHDYETAIEEGSTLVRIGTGIFGERNYITK
- a CDS encoding DivIVA domain-containing protein, which translates into the protein MKLTPMDINNKEFKRALRGYCADEVDEFLDQIVENYEELYKENANMKEKITNLNEKVEHYSKIEATIQNTLLLAQNAAEQAKNSAKKEAEMMVKNANETAQKVMDKAHNDVISINDEYERVKQEFIKFRAKYRNFMNTQLETFDDLEKDFIKNYNVSEPIEEDELCEKEASVSMDENEKDRDDASKETFNEDLNEIKSFFVNE